The Paenibacillus sp. RUD330 genome has a segment encoding these proteins:
- a CDS encoding macrolide family glycosyltransferase has product MGKAMIFSLPFYSHVKPTLPLVTELLARGEEVVYYSDEAQRELLHGYGVEFRSYGETQGLFLDNDPGIYLSNTSLMLEHLVSGVIGKSKTVLNAILSEVLADPPDYILRDCDAFWGRTIGELLDLPVACYSPTFAISRDLFEKDPMFMIRNVFKIKDGESKQPPSVQELDREAAEIAMRHQVRGFGLVDAFSGNEPLTLVFTSKEFQPHADALDERFVFMGPPFPAEMTESCLRLEKREREGQPLIYISFGSIYTDRPEFYRTCLEAFKDAEARIILSVGKNVDLSLIGEPPAHITVRRFVPQLEILREADLFISHGGYNSVCEALLFGVPMILIPQGADQFAIADRLDELEAGVYIREPELSPERLKEIAWRTLNDIRIRTRARELGLTFSGSGGAAKGVDALFEYVGSF; this is encoded by the coding sequence ATGGGCAAAGCCATGATTTTCAGCCTCCCCTTTTACAGCCATGTCAAGCCGACCTTGCCTCTCGTAACGGAGCTTCTGGCAAGAGGGGAAGAGGTCGTCTATTATTCCGACGAAGCTCAAAGAGAGCTTCTTCACGGTTATGGCGTCGAATTCCGCAGTTATGGAGAGACGCAGGGGCTGTTCCTCGACAACGACCCCGGCATCTATCTGAGCAATACGAGCCTGATGCTGGAGCACCTCGTCTCCGGCGTCATCGGCAAGAGCAAGACGGTTCTGAATGCCATCCTCTCCGAGGTGCTGGCCGATCCTCCCGACTATATCCTGCGGGATTGCGACGCCTTCTGGGGGAGAACGATCGGCGAGCTGCTCGACCTTCCGGTCGCCTGTTATTCGCCTACCTTCGCAATCAGCCGCGATCTGTTCGAGAAGGATCCGATGTTCATGATCCGGAACGTATTCAAGATCAAGGACGGCGAATCCAAGCAGCCGCCATCCGTCCAAGAGCTGGACCGCGAGGCGGCGGAGATCGCCATGAGGCATCAAGTCCGGGGCTTCGGGCTGGTCGATGCCTTCAGCGGGAATGAACCGCTGACTCTCGTATTCACATCCAAGGAGTTCCAGCCGCATGCGGATGCCTTGGATGAGCGGTTCGTCTTCATGGGGCCTCCGTTTCCGGCTGAAATGACGGAATCCTGCCTTCGGCTGGAGAAACGGGAGAGGGAGGGGCAGCCTCTCATTTATATCTCTTTCGGATCAATCTATACGGATCGGCCGGAATTTTACCGAACTTGCCTGGAAGCCTTCAAGGACGCCGAGGCGAGAATCATCCTGTCCGTAGGCAAAAATGTCGACCTGTCTCTGATCGGCGAGCCTCCGGCCCATATAACCGTCCGAAGATTCGTTCCCCAGCTTGAGATTCTTCGGGAAGCGGATCTGTTCATCTCTCATGGCGGATACAACAGCGTGTGCGAAGCGCTCCTGTTCGGAGTTCCCATGATTCTCATTCCGCAGGGTGCGGATCAATTCGCCATTGCGGACAGGCTGGACGAGCTGGAGGCGGGCGTTTATATCCGGGAGCCGGAACTATCCCCCGAACGGCTGAAGGAGATCGCTTGGCGGACGTTGAACGACATCCGCATCCGGACCCGGGCAAGAGAGCTGGGGCTGACGTTCTCCGGCAGCGGAGGAGCAGCCAAGGGAGTGGACGCGCTGTTCGAATACGTCGGAAGCTTTTGA